The Lolium rigidum isolate FL_2022 chromosome 1, APGP_CSIRO_Lrig_0.1, whole genome shotgun sequence region CCACTCCGCTTATTCTTGCCACAATACCTACAACCATAACACATTAACTAAATGGAGAAGAAACCAACACATGCAAAGAGGTTCATACAATATGCCAAATTCTTAGACGGTCGAATGAAATATCCTTCGCATGATATGTGATCAATCATCAATGTCCAACATCAGATTCTCATCTAATCCATCACATATCATCCGTAAATTCTGGAACAAAACAATATATAATTATATACGATGTTACACACTCACATTTTGTTATGCAATTAGTGTGGATCGAAAATTAGAGGGGAAATAAAACTACGCCTATGGCTCCACCTTTCAAAAGTTACAGTTCCCAAATTCCAGTCCATTACCTACTAACAAATAAATAGCTTTTGTGTTGATCATATCTTCTGAACTTTGAACCTACGTAAAAGCTAGAATATGTTACCAAAGCCATAAGGATACATGAGAGTTTGCTGTCGCATTGTGCCACAAAAATACAACAGTGGCTAACTACCATCCTGACTATCATATAGTCCTTAATAATAATGAAGCACTCCTTTCACTTTCCTGAcaaaaaatataatatggaacTTATTAAAATTAAGGCAAACGAATTGTGGATGGCTTGAAAATGAACTATCAAAATCGTCAGTCCTTTCCGTCAAAAAATGGGCTAAAAAGTATGTCTCAAGAGTGACATTAAGTAATTGAACGTTTGGAAGAATTTCAATCAGCCTATATACACAACAATATCTGTATGAAGGAATCCTATAGTTTCTGTTAGATGTTTCAAGGAGACAAATGCCACAAGTGTTACATACATAGTGGCTAGGTAAGCTCCCAGAATTTGGAAAAGATCTCTATTCAAAATTTTTGGTGAATATATGTAAATGAACAAAAGATAATTCCACCTGAGAAGATCTTCACAGAAATTTTGGTGGCCCTTCACCTCCGCCACAGAATCATAAGCACACTCTAAACCACCTTGTTGCAAATATTATCTGGCTCTCTATGTAGAGAGAGATGAGTACGACACCAATCACCTAAGGTATTCTTCAGTCTGTAACTCTGTATCACAAGAAAAAATAGTTCACTCACACAACTTCAAGGCACATACATTAGGAATTTTCACACAACCCTCATCATCTGCATGCTTTCAAAATCCATCATAAATTGCGCAGTAATCTTCATATAAACCAAAACTACTCCCAATGAGCTTCATGTCAAACATTGCTTAAAAACCTAGAgagtgcacactaattgtattgtAGTAATCATCAGTCACAAAACAAATCAGACTCattcaaaaaaacaaaacaaatcaTAGAGATTGTTTGAAGGGGAAAATAGCTAACCAAGGATTGAGCCTATGATCAGTAAGGTTAGATGAATCGTTCAAAATCAGAGACCTTGCTGTTGGGAACAAGCTTGGAGTCACTGGAACTTGGTACCGTCGCCAGAGGATTTGAGAAGCTCCTCCTTCAAGCGCTGTTTGTCAGGAGGATTGGGGATGGATGAACAGGATATGGTCTTGAGTTTAATGAGAGGATGCAAAGGCCATACGAAATCAGGGACGGCGGCGGCATAGGCGAGGACAATGACATCACAACCACCAATGGCGAACGAATTTTAGGTTGGCCTGCCTCCTTTCCATCACCAGAGACGCGGGAGAGCCTCCATCAGCAATTATTTCATGAGCAGTGCGGCGCTCAACGGGCGGGAGGCATGGGTCGTAGAGCCTCCGCCGTTTTGATCTGAGGGAGGAGGCCGGTGGACTGGAGGTCCTCCGAGCTCCGCAGGACTTGGaagcaggaggaggcggagggtggTCGGCGGCTCGGGACGTGGAATCCGCGCAGGGGGAGGAGGTTGAGGGGCGAGGGTTTCGAGTGGTGGGTTCACGTTGCATCACGACGAGGTAGTTGGGCTTCGGCCCAGTTTAGCCCGCGTGAAACGACGAAGTGAACGACGAAACCGTTTGATGTACGAAGGCGGGGAGAATAGGGATTAccttcgttctttttaagtagtgtagattctTAATCCAGATTCGCCTCACATGTGGTTACCGAGATGTTAAATATCATTTGAAAAATCAGCTATGTTTCTTTTGTTGAATATGCCTTATAAAAGATTTATGTGTTCAATCAAGAGTTCCTCAACATTGCAAGGATGATGTGGCACCTCGATGGGTTGCAATTTAAACTTAACAACTAGGGAATTGACGATCGACAGTGTGATGTGTCAAGAACTGTTTGTAATATTTCCCATCTTGATTATTTGTTGAGTTGAAGGAGATAAAGGGGCAGATTTGCACACCGCCTTGTGGGTCATGGTTTGAATAATGGGATGCTTGTCACTCTAGTTCATATTATCTGATACAAACATCGACCAGATCATGGACACGCAAAACCTCGGCTAAATATTAGCTAATATTGTTGCAGCGTAGACTTAATGATATGGCAAGATTTATAAAGTATCTTAACTTATATATTTTTTTTAGGGAAAGATAGGTTAGCTTACAGAACCCATATTTGTCGGTGTACACATTTGTTTTTTGAGTTACACATTTCCAGTTGTATTTCTACGCACTGGGTCACCTTGTCAGCCCATTCAGCGATTTTGGGCTCGACGAGGTCCAGTAAGGCCCAACAAATCGATCCATTCCAGCGCGCTAGGCCCAGTGGTAATGACGTAATTTCGTCCGCACGGCCGCACCTATATACTCCCTCTCCCTCTCAaccctaccgcgccgccgcccccgaagCCAcccgcctcctcccgccgcccagCTCGGTCGCCCGCCCGCCGGACGCGATGGCTCCCACCAAGAAGACGGTACGATACCAACACTAGCACAGTCCCTCCCGCTTCCCCCTTCCGTTCCGAGTTGATTCTGTTCCGTCTTGATGCGGTGGTGGTTTTCTGACGGGGTTGGATTCGGTTTTGCAGAAGAAGAGCACGGAGAACATCAACAACAAGCTGCAGCTCGTGATGAAGAGCGGCAAGTACACGCTCGGCTACAGGACCGTCCTCAAGACGCTCCGGAGCTCCAAGGGTATTGATCCTGCTCTCTTACTTACGACGGTTGTGTAGATTTGTTTGATCTGCTGCCGTGAATGTTTGGTTAGTCTGGTTGTTTGCTGGATCTCCTACTATCAGAAATGCAGAATCTGACTCTTCAAAGATCTGTTGCTTAGCTCTTGTGTACAGTGCAAAGGTCAAAGGCTGTCGTGGTTTCTTGTGTTTGGAATTGTTAGCCCTTTTTAGAACTTGACCTCTAGCTTAGTCTCTAGATAGATTATATGTTTTACTTCCTTGAAGAATGGTTTTGAAGATTGGGAGGTTTTGAAGATTGGGAGCTGAGTTACAGTGCCTTGCGCTGAATGTCATGACGTTCATTCAGTATTGTCGTCTGTAGTGTTGGGTTTTGATTGCATATTGGAACTACAGTTTGGCTTGTATGCTTTCTTTAGCCTCCCTTTTTAGGTCTTGACTGAAGTACTCTAGACAGATTTCTTTCTTGTTTGTACTGCAATTGGAGCTTGAATTATTTGTTTGAGACCAATTGTAACTAAATACCATCATGTTCACTTAATGTTTGTGTTGGCAATTTAGAGTATGGAATGGAATGGGACTGAAGTTTACCTCTTTGGCTTGCTTTTGCCGTGCCCTAGAGATGAATACAGCGCCCTAGAATGATACCAGCCTCTTGGTTAATACTTCAAGATCTCTTCCATATCTAGGGGACAATGGAGGCTGGAATACTTGTTTGTTGATGTCTGAACCCTCATTATCTGTTGTTGTATCGGTAATGTAGGATTTGTATGTTCATTCGGTATCTCTGGTTAAACCGTGCCTTTGATATATATTTGCTGTGTGTTGATAGTTAAAACCTAAGATGTACTCCGTATTAAGTTATAACATTGGTTGTGTGTAACATGTGGCTCTGTTCAAATAGTCTAATTTGTTTCTTTGTTCAGGCAAGTTGATTATCCTCGCAAACAACTGCCCGCCGCTCAGGAAATCTGAGATTGAGTACTACGCTATGTTGGCAAAGATCAGCGTGCACCACTTCCATGGAAGTAAGATTCTTTAATCCTATTACCAAATCATTCCTTCCAATGCTTGTTTGATGAGTATGAATTAGCTTGTGTATCACCACTATCTCACCTGGTACATTGTATGGTTGTCTGTTGCAATATGTGTTAATGTAACTTTCTTCTTCCAGACAACGTTGATCTTGGAACTGCCTGTGGCAAGTACTACCGGGTGGGCTGTCTCAGCATCATTGATCCGGGTGACTCggacatcatcaccaccaccgctcCTGGCAACACCCAGTGAAGAGGGCCTTACCTATTTTAGTCTGAGATGAGATGTAGTGTGGAGCTGGCAAACACAGTTCAAACTTCCTGTGACTGTTTTGTAACGCATTCCTATGGTTTTGTTTTATGAGATGTTTCTTTAAATCTATGGAGCAGTGAAATCTTTGATGTGCCCATTTTGATGGTTAGTAGTTCACATGTTCGGCTGTTATAAGAAAGTGAAATTTGGCCAATGTCATCAGCAATTATTATTCTTTCACAAACAGCTTTGAAGAAAAACGAACTTACAATGCAAAAGTGTTCGGATGTGATCAGGTTTCCTTTCTGACTGTACCTTTCCCTATATATCCATCTCTGTCTTTCGGCATCAGCCATTTATACGTAGAGAAAGTGGATACGGGCTGACCACGGTGCTGCCAGTCCATCCCATTTATTTCTGTTTATTGGACATCAATGAATAAATGacaaaaaaactaccacaattgtgccaaaggaaaaaactaccacaattgtgccAAAGGTGACACGGGGCATGTCTATGCCGCGGAGCACTGATTTCATTATTTAGACGTGTTAAACCATTTTCTGACTATTCTATGCCGTGGAGCACTGATTTCATTATTTAGGCGTGTTAAACCATTTTCTGACTATTCGGACCCACCTGTAAGGACTACGTGGTAGGTGAATTTTGCAAATATAACCTCAGGATATATTTTGGTGTCACACATATCCATTTCCgcacataaaaaaataaaaatagaaattccCATTAAAAAAACGGAGAgggtcttctccttcctctgcacAACGCCCCACCCGAGCTAGGCCACCGGTGCACCGTCCGCGCGCACCAGGCCATCTCCGGTGCGACAGGAGGCTGCCGCTCGTTGCACCAGGAGGACGCTCACACGTGCCGTGTCCGCGGCCATCGACGACGGAGCGTGACCGGCGACGCGCAATTTGCGGCGGCGCTCGGAGGTGCACGGCGCAGGCGTGCTGCAGGGCGAGAGGGAGGGAATGGAGGGGTCTAGTCCAGGTCCAGGAGGACCTTGTGCTCACCCTGTAGCGGATGGAGGCGATGGAGAGCTCGAAGGGGGTGCGCAGCGATCGAATCGACGACGAATTGCTTCGGTCACGATGGAGAAGAAGGGGTCGGGGCGGTCGATTCCCGGCCTCCCGGCTTGCGCGAATCGGAGAGAAGACGCGGGGCGACGCGGCGTGGTGTGTTGCTGGTGCAGGTGGGGACGGAAAGGCGTGGCGGCGTGCTTGGTAGCGGATGGCGGGTCAGAGCGGGCGCAGAAGGGCGGACGCGAGGCGGGCAGTGAGCTCGGGCACGGGGCGGGCGGTGAGCTCGGGCACGGGGCGGGCGGTGAGCTCGGGCGCAGGCAGGCTGACGCGGGGCGGCGAGCTTGGAGCTGACCGGGCATGGGGCGGGCGCCGGCGAGCTCAGCCAGGCGGGCCGTGAACGGGGCAGGGGCACGCGCGGCCGCAGCAGGGCACGCCGCACACGCGAGCAGATGCGGGCGGCGCGAGCGAGCAGGCGGCGTGTGCGGGCGAGCTAGGGCAGGGATGGCCGCGGCGAGCTCTGACGGCCGCCGGGCGAGCTCCAGCAGGGCGCATGTCTTGGCTGGCGGAGCTGCAGAAGAAGCCCCATGGTGAATGGagggtgacaaggtatcaacttgtcaatgcctatggattgtaggctagggtttagttggaagtagagggcaagtagatctcgaaggtttcagccgaaaagtactcgacgattatgagaactagggtttgtaacaatgattcgattgcctcttcgtccctcgactccccctttatataggaggcggagccgagggtttcgttttgtacaagttacagagtccgggaaggtttctaactcatcccgccgtatttacaaataacacttcctattacaactctaactttccttaatatatcttgggctcccgaatcttcttattcttcgggtattgggccttcgataaaccccgggtactatcttcggcgagcccatttgggatgcctatgtcagtagcccccgagattttgcttgaatcgtagagtcagggaaaatctccactgtttattttcattcgagagctttaacttttttacatttcttcacataaaattctatattgtacagggataatggtagttggggctagttcatctgacggatcaggtactagttaactgctctagtggcaatccgcaaaaacctacttcaagatcacgtccccggacatgatctcgggatactggtgtaaacttcgacgagtgccgcttaaggtcttaccattctgtcgagtcccgatcaaatttatcgagtacctaacgcgtccgttaggatttttcttcgtatctgttgatacggataaaagtagcagagcgcagtcttcggcgatgccacgcccaggcagaacggatccggggtcttaccttcgcaaatttgcggcattcagaaattgatcgcaactttggcgttctgagaatatattgtcgagtgcttttccggctgttggaatggcccattttatcgagtcaaatatgacttatattgctctcccgatgggagtatatgtagagttaattataactcgacatATACTCTCTTccttttctatcttttcttttttaatttcatcgggcacgcgaacagcgttcccgatgggagtagcccccgaggctacagccaagaacttgtgcttggttgtaggctcaacattttagtccaccttgtcgctatattgtcattattctcaatatgatcttcttttcatctctcgggtgcgcgaacagcgctcccgatgggagtagcccccgaggctacagccaaggacttgtgcttggttttaggctcccgcaatttctatactgccatactcgaaattttactttttgtcgaagtagcccccgagcatttgggcaaaaacttgtatttgatcaaaggctcccgaagtatttaataacttctcctgtcgccaatcttcttttatttttcttatcggCATGTTTCCCTCAATCAAATTTACTTCATCTCTGTTAATAGtcgtgatttttctgccttgtgggtccattgtttccaccacgtagacacgtcgtgcaagtgggggacacacgtcctccgcttttcctggcgcacgtacggtaacgcctattctATTCCATcttagtaaaaatacctttttacccttttatctacaagatcttttttcaccacacgatttcttcatccaacggtgcattgcttcgcccgattcttatataaacctttcttcaacctccattcactccttcgcttgcgccgcacatttgttcctctttgcaaaaacttcccctgcgcccaactctctttgatcttccgcactCACGAACGTTGCTTTTCCagcgccgttgatgccaccgcgcacgcgactcactcgccacagcactccagagtccaagatggccgctgaagatcttgagtgggagagatctaaaatctccaaccaagacgtcaacacgctgaagaggcttggcctgatgaagaaagaggacgccatccgctttcccagcgaagaaagctacccaaaccctccaatggagtaccgggttagtttcgttgatcacctcatccgcggcctttctgccccaattcacgatttcctccgcggccttctttttgtttacgggattcagctgcaccggcttgacccccaattccatcctccacatttccatttttatcacgccgtgcgaatgcttccttggaatccctcctaatcgggctctgtggaaacgcattttccgcctccgccgcaatggctcccacaacgccacctataacataggcggcgttgttatctcgtgtccgaaccgacgttgattacttcgacgtcaaatttcctgattctcgtccaaggatggcgcaaaaggtggctctacattcacgaagaaagtgccaattctgtggaacacaacatagtccctttcgacggaagtgccaaaattcagcgccgccgctcctgggatgctgaagcttccgaagaagagaaaaaggcgacagaagcacttatgtctcgtattcatcgccttcaaaatactcgaggcaaagaactgtctggtgttcaaatcactgcctacttccttaggattagagtgcagcctcttcaggctcgcaaaaatcccctttggacgtattctggtgaaaACGACGCCAATAGACTCTCCAGTGATGTTTctgcaaaggacttggagaagctaattcgaagaatttcccgtttgaacaagaaggatcctattccctcctcttgtcgcgtggaaccatacagctccgccaatcctctccccgaggtattttgtcttctcgagtttcgtcttgttccgaactttccctcgcatctcattgtattgatatttctctaatttttcttttgtcgctattttcttgcagaaccatcctactatggcttcccttcctcctcttcctgaggatggagaagtcgaagaacaggctATCGTTGCCGAAGACAACCAAGGTTCTTctcttcctgaaagtgaagtcgcaggttctgacaaatctgcggcttcccatgaaaaagaagttgaatctgaagccagcgagtcgacgcaatcccttcctcctgctgtttccccaaggaacaaaaggaaaaggaatgatgtcgaggATTCTAGCACTTCTAAGGCTGaaaaagttgttccttctcatccgaaggcagcttatgatccttatattgaatccctcgtcagctcgtaagtcatttttatttctccttacttctgtactcgaaatgtttatcttgtcttgctttttatactgtcgatgtttaatcaacagtgatgacgaggaagaagtaccaactgttgacgtggctcctcggacaagcacgtcacatactgtacttgcctcagacacgctagttgaaggagaagaatcctcgcctcctcaacgaaaCGTCGTCACCACAACTCCGCcagcaagcccccttgctccttcaccaaaaaggacaaggattgaaacgattgttgaacctgcccctcaattgggcagctcttcgactCTGCTCTTAgacgatgtaagtttgtcgatatctatatttcctctattttgctttttcacgccttcactctttttttcatgccgatgtttctcttgctgtgttcttctttgacagcccatgatcaaagagcttctccgcatcggatcccaattcattgggtaccgtgagtatgcgaGCAAAACCGAAGGTAACAATTTTTATACTTGCCGTTTTTCCTtgactttttgctcctgttgtttatcgcgatttttgatctttcttatttttatttttatctcgacagagaaacttgcagaggccaacaaacgtgccgacgcacttgctcaaaaacttgagcaaagtgaggcggctcgcaagagagccgaacttgttgctagcgaagccaaagccgaggctgatgaagccaaagcaaaagctgctagtgtcgaggaactgcagaaaagacttgaggatgctgaatctgccttaaacgagcataaagctgcacaagcttctcgtgaacaggggatcctcaagcgcctgaaatcacaaagtcgacgCACTCATAGTAATATtattgatcccttctatttttttatGAGAACCGCTGTTTCTTGTTATTGACCAACGTTTTGTTTCCTTGGCagaccaaacaaaccaagattttgatctggagaatcctgtcgatgaccctctccttgacgcactttcttatctggagcttcatgggtccgaaattcgtgaaggcgtggcaaatgcgaATGCAGGATTGTCggcgctgttcccctacttcttcccgaagaaagaggagcccccgactttccttacccttgccaagattttcaattcaccagaagaccttggactgaagatgcgtcaagaaaacatgaagattgctgtcgaaagcactgtttGCTCGGTTGTCGACAGCCAACTGTATCGTTGATtggacgaaagttggcgacaccgatcagatagagcaatcaagatggagggcgctgattaaggcagccaagcccaacacgaagaaaatcttggcttatctcgggatcaaaccagcttcgactcctagctcatcaaggccggaggtctagttgcatgtctctttgtttttctttctctgtttcttttgctcttgtcgccaaagtagttatttggcgacacgtacttcATTAGCTCCACTGTAAGGCCGTTGTAATTATTCCgaaagattaatgaaaactctatcttttgcttgttgattgatgttgtcttgttttattaaatttcagttggtatttgataactatactccatcttccgctccttccaatgtttcgccttcttcttctcactCAAGGAGAACTCTTCCTGATGctacacctgtcgaagattccttgccgcgagaattggatgaacttcggcagcaacttcagtatgcaaagaagcaaacacttgtgatgatggaaaaatctcgtaagtcatctgaagccgaaaaaattgcacttcagcaagctcgcgaggccatggctgctaaggaaatcgctgcttccgaggctgaaaaggcgactactcgagaaaatttcatgctcgagttgatgaatgaagccagtgcggatatgtcgggtatgcttgtttcatcctcaatatcttccgtcttcatgctacgtctcttaaagttttctgctccgttgttttaataggttcctttactgatCGTTGTTGctcgaagaagagagggtaaatactaggacgaacctccttgttaacctttcccttgatcatggttctctgttttgggctaccccagagaggacccgccagattgtcagatttcatgatcgcacctctcaaactcgcgatttccttgacttctgtaccaggaccctgtctatggtttataactccatgtttcctcggaacgttcaaccaaaaactcttcccgagttaatggagaaattcaaggatgcccacaggatccatgattttgtcagagctcaactggtagctggcgccagatttgctcttatcatgattcagatctgccactcaaatcttgatctgacccaagttgttgcaaaagttcatgagaaggtaaagcgccgaagagttggtgtcgaccgaattaacacgaaggtttcgcctatagccgaagaaatgattgaagaccttcttcggatggatgccgacttttttgcagatggtcattatgctgactttcttggcgctgctcctgaagaaaatagaattacccttgatgacatactgaatcatgactaattattttcctttggtagataacTCTTCTTTGTGAcccatgattgtgattatattgtgaaacaatcatcatatttctatatttgtctagcccccgagtgtttcggtggctatTTACTGTATTTGTatattgcgaggttttgaaccaaggcatttatttaatatgtatttatggcgaatatcagcccccgagcttctttattgagtactattttgtatttttattgactcacgaggtattttaataccaaggcaaagctttttctttttcgaggaactatattgaaattcgtcaggTCAGAGactttgagcatgtcgataaagaaaagttatattgacactatcattattatattgcagcaccgcgagcccgcctcattaaaaacctttcccggctccactcggtgccccgaaaaaggaaaagagtgcgtctgaaaactcgcgggcgtttcagtacattgaagttttacaaggactatattttagctctaggcgtagaaccgcctgagttgcgccacgttccaggggttttgctcctccaccctgtcttcttgtcctttatcctgtatgctcctcctccgattacttccgtgacaatgtaagggcctagccatggtgactcgagtttttcatgacttttttgcgtgagctgaagaactaggtctcccacctgaaaggatcttggccgcaaacatcgaatgtggtaattcttcaagtcctgttggtatttggttacccgagacagtacttcatctctagcttcatcaagtgcatcgacatcatcttctagcgcttttctcgacacCTCTTCATCGTATTCTACGACTCGTGGAGAGtcatgctctatctcgattggtaatactgcttctgctccatgaaccaagaagaacggagtttcctgtgttgctgtgtttggtgttgttcgtatgctccataatacACTGGGCAGcacctctggccaggtgtgtcgagctttctccagtggCGCTAATAAGCGTTTCTTAATGCCTTTGCAGATGATTCCattagctttctcgacttggccgttggtctgcgggtgcgcaactgacgcaaagtgtaactttatacccacttcttcgcaataatctttaaactcgtgggatgtgaagttactgccattgtctgtgacaatgctgtggggcactccaaatctgaagacgaggccttttatgaattttactgcagatgctccgtctggtgaatttatcggcttcgcttctatccactttgtaaatttgtcgacagctactagcatgtactcctttcctcctggccaggatttgtgtaacttgcccaccatatcaagtccccattgggcaaaaggccacgacaatggtattggtgttagttctgctgctggagagtgaggttttgcggcaaacctttgacacgcgtcacaagttcttactatttccttggcgtcctcgattgctgtcaaccagtagaatcctgcccgaaataccttggctgcaatagctcgactacttgcgtggtggccacatattccttcgtgtacatccttcaaaattattcttccttcttcgggtgtgacacacctttgcaggacgcctgaaatacttcgcttgtacaattctcctttgatcaccgtgaaagctttggagcgtcgaattactcgccttgcctcaacgggatcatcgggtatttctttcctgaggatgtacgaTATGTACGTCCGCATCCATGGTACCTGTATCACCATGACCGAgtcctcggtcttcttcttcctcttgctcttccttggtagcccccgagggtttcttctccttcttttttgattttgtcgattttgtagatctctctgttatctct contains the following coding sequences:
- the LOC124684340 gene encoding 60S ribosomal protein L30-like encodes the protein MAPTKKTKKSTENINNKLQLVMKSGKYTLGYRTVLKTLRSSKGKLIILANNCPPLRKSEIEYYAMLAKISVHHFHGNNVDLGTACGKYYRVGCLSIIDPGDSDIITTTAPGNTQ